The sequence CTTCCTGACCGATCTGGCCGAGGACGTCGGGGCGCACCTGGTGCCGATGGGGTCGGCCGGAGCGAAAATCGCCGCAGTGGTCACCGGCGAGGTGGACGCGTACATCCACGCAGGTGGGCAGTACGAGTGGGACTCGGCGGCCCCGGTCGCTGTGGCGACGGCCACCGGACTGCACGCTTCCCGGATCGACGGTTCTGCGCTGAAATACAACGAGGCGGATCCGCGCCTGCCCGACCTTCTGGTCTGCCGCAAGGATCTCGCCACCCGGTTGCTTGCAGCGCTGCAGAAACATTCCGGGTAGCCTGAGCGAACTTTCTTGACATGCCCGACCGGAAAGGTCTGGAAATCGGATGAGCGAGCGAATCGAGCCGGTGTCATGACCACCCCCGCGGCGTACCAGGTCTCCCACCTGGACGCCCTGGAAGCCGAGAGCATCTTCGTGATGCGCGAGGTGGTCGCCGAGATGGAACGCCCGGTGATGCTCTTCTCCGGTGGCAAGGACTCGATCGTCATGCTGCGGCTCGCGCAGAAGGCGTTCGCCCCGGCCAACGTCCCCTTCCCGGTCATGCACGTCGACACCGGGCACAACTTCCCCGAGGTCCTCGAATACCGCGACCAACGGGTCGCCGAGCTGGGGTTGCAGCTGGTGGTGGCGAGCGTGCCGGAGGCCCTGGCCAGCGGCATGGTCCGCGAGTCCGGCGACGGCATGCGCAACCGGATCCAGACACCTGTGCTGCTGGACGCTGTGGAGAAGCACCGCTTCGACGCGCTGTTCGGTGGCGCCCGCCGCGACGAGGAGAAGGCCCGGGCCAAGGAGCGGGTGTTCAGCTTCCGCGACGAGTTCGGTCAGTGGGACCCGAAGAACCAGCGGCCGGAGCTGTGGTCGCTGTACAACGGCCGGCACCACCCGGGCGAGTCGATCCGGGTCTTCCCGCTGTCCAACTGGACCGAGCTGGACGTCTGGCACTACATCGCCCGGGAACGCATCCCACTGCCGTCGATCTACTACGCGCACGAGCGCGAGGTGATCGAGCGGGACGGCATGTTCTACG comes from Micromonospora vinacea and encodes:
- the cysD gene encoding sulfate adenylyltransferase subunit CysD, producing the protein MTTPAAYQVSHLDALEAESIFVMREVVAEMERPVMLFSGGKDSIVMLRLAQKAFAPANVPFPVMHVDTGHNFPEVLEYRDQRVAELGLQLVVASVPEALASGMVRESGDGMRNRIQTPVLLDAVEKHRFDALFGGARRDEEKARAKERVFSFRDEFGQWDPKNQRPELWSLYNGRHHPGESIRVFPLSNWTELDVWHYIARERIPLPSIYYAHEREVIERDGMFYAVNEFFRPRAGEERFKAQVRYRTVGDASCTAAVRSDADTVEKVIEEVAATRITERGATRGDDRVSEAAMEDRKREGYF